In the genome of Acetobacter oryzifermentans, one region contains:
- a CDS encoding CvpA family protein — translation MAAIDALSLLIIGLSALHGAWRGFTRHALGFVSWGIAIVLALRFHAVFLPYVQRFITSSAGAQIGAFILLLLGVLCAGYVLSAAIVRIVKATPLDALDRLLGLLFGIVRGMFLVVVLFMAAQWLLQPQDMDALTEDSRLAPYIRLGASHIQPYLPDLSAKGVARNPSTGHDATL, via the coding sequence ATGGCTGCCATAGATGCTCTCTCTCTGCTGATTATTGGCCTGTCTGCCCTGCATGGCGCATGGCGGGGGTTTACGCGGCATGCGTTAGGCTTTGTCAGTTGGGGCATTGCCATTGTGCTAGCTCTGCGGTTTCACGCAGTTTTTCTGCCCTATGTGCAGCGCTTTATCACCTCTTCTGCGGGTGCGCAGATAGGCGCCTTTATTCTGCTGCTGCTGGGCGTGCTGTGCGCTGGCTATGTGCTTTCTGCAGCTATTGTCCGAATCGTGAAAGCAACACCATTGGATGCGCTGGATCGGCTTCTTGGGCTGCTTTTTGGTATTGTGCGCGGGATGTTTTTGGTGGTCGTGCTCTTCATGGCCGCACAATGGCTTTTGCAACCCCAAGATATGGACGCCCTGACAGAAGATAGCCGACTGGCCCCTTACATCCGGCTCGGTGCATCCCATATCCAGCCATATCTACCGGATTTAAGCGCAAAAGGGGTTGCGCGGAATCCTTCTACAGGTCATGACGCCACCTTGTGA
- the purF gene encoding amidophosphoribosyltransferase translates to MLAHPTPSASLPDPLTLDDDHPHEECAVFGVWNAKDAAPLTTLGLHALQHRGQEAAGIVCFDPQERRFHSHRGLGLVSDVFADSRVMATLKGTRAIGHNRYATTGATLLRNVQPLFAEFAFGGLAVAHNGNLTNADTLRSELIRRGCLFQSTTDSEVFIHLIAISLYATVEDRLIDALKRVTGAYSLVVLSEEALIGVRDPMGVRPLVLGKLPSEDGKQPSWVLASETCGLDIIGAEFVRDVEPGELVVIDENGIRSLRPFGDTHPRFCVFEYIYFARPDSVLEGLPVYEVRKQIGHELARESHVDADVVVPVPDSGVPSAIGYAEASGIPFELGIIRNHYVGRTFIEPTDQIRHLGVKMKHSPNRPILSGKRVILVDDSIVRGTTSRKIVDMVRAAGATEVHMRISSPPTRHSCFYGIDTPERSKLLAAQNDLKAMAELIGVDSLAFISLDGLYRAMGYKDRQSSDARYCDACFTGEYPIPLIDHDAEFGPGTA, encoded by the coding sequence ATGCTCGCCCATCCCACGCCGTCTGCTTCCTTACCTGATCCACTGACACTGGATGATGACCATCCGCACGAAGAATGTGCTGTCTTTGGTGTCTGGAACGCTAAGGATGCTGCCCCCCTTACCACTCTGGGTTTGCACGCCCTTCAACACCGCGGGCAAGAAGCCGCTGGTATTGTGTGTTTTGACCCGCAGGAACGTCGCTTCCATTCTCACCGGGGCCTTGGCCTTGTCAGTGATGTGTTTGCAGATTCCCGCGTTATGGCCACGCTTAAAGGCACACGCGCCATTGGTCATAACCGCTACGCCACAACAGGCGCTACGCTGCTCCGCAACGTGCAGCCTTTGTTTGCTGAATTTGCGTTTGGCGGCTTGGCCGTTGCCCATAACGGCAACCTCACCAATGCGGACACCCTGCGCAGCGAACTTATCCGCCGTGGTTGCCTGTTCCAATCCACGACAGATTCGGAAGTTTTCATCCATCTGATTGCCATCTCTCTGTACGCAACAGTAGAAGACCGGCTGATTGATGCGCTTAAACGGGTAACCGGCGCATATTCGTTGGTTGTGCTATCTGAAGAAGCGCTGATTGGTGTGCGAGACCCCATGGGTGTGCGCCCGCTGGTGCTCGGCAAGCTGCCATCTGAAGATGGTAAACAACCTTCTTGGGTGCTCGCATCAGAAACCTGTGGTCTGGACATTATCGGCGCAGAATTTGTGCGTGATGTGGAACCGGGCGAACTGGTTGTAATTGATGAAAACGGTATCCGCTCTTTGCGTCCATTTGGTGACACGCATCCACGCTTTTGCGTGTTTGAATACATCTACTTCGCACGCCCTGATTCTGTTCTGGAAGGCTTGCCTGTTTACGAAGTGCGTAAGCAGATCGGCCACGAACTGGCGCGCGAAAGCCATGTAGATGCAGATGTTGTGGTGCCAGTGCCCGATTCTGGTGTGCCTTCTGCTATCGGCTATGCTGAAGCCAGCGGCATTCCTTTTGAACTGGGCATTATCCGCAACCATTACGTGGGCCGCACCTTTATCGAACCCACAGATCAGATCCGGCATTTGGGCGTGAAGATGAAACACTCCCCCAACCGCCCTATTCTGAGCGGCAAGCGCGTTATTCTGGTGGATGATTCCATTGTGCGCGGCACCACATCCCGCAAGATTGTGGATATGGTGCGGGCTGCTGGTGCAACAGAAGTGCATATGCGCATTTCTTCCCCACCCACACGGCATTCCTGCTTTTATGGCATTGATACGCCAGAACGCAGCAAGTTGCTGGCCGCCCAGAATGATCTGAAAGCCATGGCGGAACTCATTGGCGTAGATAGCCTTGCCTTTATCTCGCTTGATGGGTTGTATCGCGCTATGGGTTATAAAGACCGTCAGTCGAGCGATGCCCGCTATTGCGATGCCTGCTTTACGGGGGAATATCCTATCCCCCTTATTGACCATGATGCGGAATTTGGCCCGGGCACCGCCTGA
- a CDS encoding PqiC family protein — MTQTVSCKPMNTRLDRRMLLRLSGVAGLGVMAVTLTACSGGSPSLYTLAVTPGQPQPGGPRFVEVRLPTVASGLDRDRIVTADSGYKLTVSSADAWSDSLPAQISRVMAGDLAQRLPGTGVFVENDTVATEPEAYVDMSISRFSTGPSGNVELDATLSIQPASAGAPGKDEQYYMQNFTLQGTQASATMPMVQVLSQLLGQLADVAAQQLRQLPSGQSSGRHTIVRKKAQHG; from the coding sequence ATGACGCAAACTGTTTCTTGTAAGCCCATGAACACCCGTCTTGACCGGCGTATGTTGCTCCGCCTGAGTGGTGTGGCCGGGTTGGGTGTTATGGCTGTTACGCTAACCGCATGCTCTGGCGGTAGCCCTTCACTTTACACATTGGCGGTTACGCCCGGCCAACCGCAACCGGGTGGCCCGCGCTTTGTAGAAGTGCGCCTACCAACCGTGGCATCTGGTCTGGATCGGGATCGGATTGTTACGGCAGATAGTGGCTATAAACTTACAGTATCTTCTGCTGATGCATGGAGTGATTCTCTGCCAGCACAGATCAGCCGCGTTATGGCGGGTGATCTGGCACAGCGCCTGCCGGGTACAGGCGTGTTTGTAGAGAATGATACAGTGGCGACAGAACCAGAGGCCTATGTGGATATGTCCATCAGCCGCTTCTCAACTGGCCCATCAGGTAATGTGGAGTTGGATGCCACGTTATCCATCCAGCCTGCTTCTGCTGGCGCTCCCGGTAAGGATGAGCAGTATTATATGCAGAACTTTACACTGCAAGGCACACAGGCCAGTGCCACCATGCCAATGGTACAGGTGTTAAGCCAGCTTCTGGGCCAATTGGCAGATGTTGCTGCGCAGCAGTTGCGCCAGCTTCCTTCCGGGCAATCTTCTGGGCGGCATACTATTGTGCGCAAGAAAGCACAGCATGGGTGA